One sulfur-oxidizing endosymbiont of Gigantopelta aegis genomic region harbors:
- the fabD gene encoding ACP S-malonyltransferase, with product MSTAFIFPGQGSQSVGMLGSIADENPEYGEIILSTFQQASDVLGFDLWGMTQNGPDSDLNNTRNTQPAMLAASYAIWQIWKHKEGQMPAVLAGHSLGEYTALVCAEAMGFSDAIELVASRGRYMQDAVNAGEGAMAAILGLDDADVIKVCDETAVTSGRVVSAVNFNSPGQVVIAGHADAVDQAIELAKSCGAKKAIKLPVSVPSHCSLMDSAAEKLAKKLATISIERPVIPVINNVHVTIENDIDSIRNSLVKQLSQPVRWVESINKMVAEGTDLIIECGPGKVLTGLNKRINRRMPAMPMFDTATIDKVFEELAK from the coding sequence ATGTCGACAGCTTTCATTTTTCCTGGACAGGGTTCTCAATCCGTTGGAATGTTAGGTAGTATCGCTGATGAAAATCCAGAATATGGTGAAATCATACTTTCAACTTTTCAACAGGCCAGTGATGTACTTGGATTTGATCTCTGGGGCATGACGCAAAACGGTCCTGACTCTGATCTCAATAATACCCGAAATACTCAGCCCGCAATGCTTGCGGCCAGCTATGCTATTTGGCAAATCTGGAAACATAAAGAAGGTCAAATGCCTGCGGTTCTAGCCGGACATAGCTTGGGTGAATATACCGCATTGGTTTGTGCTGAAGCGATGGGTTTTTCTGATGCCATTGAGCTAGTTGCCTCACGCGGACGTTATATGCAAGATGCTGTTAATGCCGGTGAAGGTGCAATGGCTGCTATTTTGGGGCTTGATGATGCGGATGTGATCAAAGTTTGTGATGAAACTGCGGTGACGAGTGGCCGGGTGGTTTCTGCTGTAAACTTCAATTCACCCGGTCAAGTGGTGATTGCCGGTCATGCTGATGCAGTTGATCAGGCTATCGAATTGGCTAAGAGTTGCGGTGCCAAAAAAGCGATAAAGCTACCGGTCAGTGTCCCATCACATTGTTCTTTAATGGACAGTGCCGCAGAAAAACTGGCTAAGAAGCTGGCCACTATTTCTATTGAACGTCCAGTGATTCCGGTCATTAATAATGTTCACGTCACCATCGAAAATGACATTGATTCAATTCGCAACTCACTGGTAAAACAGCTATCACAACCGGTTAGATGGGTTGAAAGCATCAATAAAATGGTGGCTGAGGGGACAGATTTAATTATTGAATGTGGCCCCGGCAAGGTATTAACGGGACTTAATAAACGTATAAATCGTCGAATGCCGGCCATGCCGATGTTTGATACTGCAACAATAGATAAAGTGTTTGAGGAATTAGCAAAATGA
- a CDS encoding beta-ketoacyl-ACP synthase III, producing MYSRIMATGSYLPENVMTNHDLEKIVDTTDQWITERTGIKQRHIAAEGQTTCDLAEFAAKNAIAAADIDPQSIDLIIVATTTPDKIFPSTACLLQQRLDIHGCPAFDVQAVCTGFIYALDIADKFIKTGAAKRALVVGAETLSRIVDWSDRGTCVLFADGAGAVIIEASEEPGILSTHIHADGSYAELLNTNGGISDKNPDGFDSIHIEMKGNEVFKVAVNTLGRIVDETLVANNLEKSDIDWLVPHQANIRIINATAKKLKMSTDHVVITVQNHGNTSAASVPLALDTAVRDGRIKRGETILLEAFGGGFTWGSALIKF from the coding sequence ATGTACTCTCGTATTATGGCAACAGGCAGTTATTTGCCTGAAAATGTGATGACCAATCACGATCTGGAAAAGATAGTAGATACTACTGATCAATGGATTACTGAACGCACTGGCATCAAGCAGCGTCATATTGCTGCTGAAGGTCAGACTACCTGTGACTTAGCTGAATTTGCAGCCAAAAACGCCATTGCGGCGGCAGACATTGATCCGCAGTCAATTGATTTGATTATTGTAGCTACGACGACACCTGACAAAATATTCCCAAGTACGGCCTGTCTACTACAGCAACGTCTTGATATTCATGGCTGTCCCGCATTTGATGTACAAGCCGTTTGTACGGGATTTATCTATGCCTTAGATATTGCCGATAAATTTATTAAAACCGGTGCGGCAAAACGTGCCTTGGTTGTGGGTGCTGAAACCTTATCGCGAATTGTTGATTGGTCTGACCGAGGTACTTGTGTCTTGTTTGCCGATGGTGCGGGTGCGGTGATTATTGAAGCCAGTGAAGAACCTGGAATCCTTTCAACTCATATTCATGCCGATGGTAGTTATGCCGAATTACTCAATACCAATGGCGGTATTTCTGATAAGAATCCCGATGGTTTTGATTCAATCCACATTGAAATGAAAGGCAATGAAGTCTTTAAAGTGGCGGTAAATACCCTGGGGCGCATCGTCGACGAAACCTTAGTTGCAAACAATTTAGAAAAATCAGATATTGACTGGTTAGTGCCACATCAGGCTAATATTCGAATTATTAATGCGACTGCCAAAAAGCTTAAAATGTCTACCGATCATGTCGTGATAACAGTACAAAACCACGGTAATACCTCGGCTGCCTCAGTGCCCTTAGCCTTAGACACTGCGGTTAGAGATGGCCGTATTAAACGCGGTGAAACTATTCTTCTGGAAGCCTTTGGTGGTGGTTTTACCTGGGGTTCAGCACTGATCAAATTTTAA
- the plsX gene encoding phosphate acyltransferase PlsX: protein MITNLHNSTIAIDAMGGDVGLDVTVPAALNILKKFSQLKIILVGDESQIEQQLESCPAKVRQQITVHHTSQVVGMDEKPASALRGKKDSSMRVSINLVKSGDADACISAGNTGALMATARFVLKTLPGIDRPAICSAIPTQKGHTHMLDLGANIDLSAQHLLEFAVMGSVLTSAIDDIDKPTIGLLNIGQEEMKGNEQVQQAANLISNSSLNYYGFIEGDDIYKGVVDVVVADGFVGNISLKTSEGVAKMIVYYIKREFNRNIFTKIAGLIAMPVLNAFKSKIDPRIYNGASLLGLKGIVVKSHGSADIFSFGNAIKVAMLEVENKVPQRISKVLEESFT from the coding sequence ATGATAACTAACTTACATAACAGCACAATAGCAATTGATGCCATGGGTGGTGATGTGGGCTTGGATGTTACCGTTCCTGCGGCTCTTAATATCCTTAAAAAATTCAGTCAGTTAAAGATTATTTTAGTGGGTGATGAAAGTCAAATCGAACAGCAGTTGGAAAGTTGCCCAGCTAAGGTTCGTCAACAAATAACGGTTCATCACACCTCACAAGTGGTTGGGATGGATGAAAAACCGGCTTCTGCCTTACGTGGCAAGAAAGACTCATCTATGCGGGTTAGCATTAATCTGGTCAAGTCAGGTGATGCCGATGCTTGTATCAGTGCAGGCAATACCGGTGCTTTGATGGCAACTGCGCGTTTTGTGTTAAAAACTCTGCCAGGAATTGATCGTCCGGCCATTTGTTCCGCTATTCCTACTCAAAAGGGGCATACTCATATGCTTGACTTGGGTGCTAATATTGATCTTTCAGCTCAGCACTTGTTAGAGTTTGCGGTGATGGGATCGGTACTAACCAGTGCTATTGATGATATTGACAAGCCAACCATTGGTTTGCTCAATATTGGTCAAGAAGAAATGAAGGGTAATGAGCAGGTTCAACAAGCGGCGAACCTCATATCTAATAGTTCCTTGAACTATTATGGCTTCATTGAAGGTGATGATATTTACAAAGGTGTTGTTGATGTGGTGGTTGCCGATGGTTTTGTGGGCAATATTTCACTGAAAACTTCGGAAGGTGTGGCAAAAATGATCGTTTATTATATTAAACGTGAATTTAATCGTAATATTTTCACTAAAATAGCGGGTTTAATTGCGATGCCTGTTTTGAATGCCTTTAAAAGTAAAATTGATCCACGTATATATAATGGTGCAAGTTTGCTAGGGCTTAAGGGCATCGTGGTAAAAAGCCATGGTAGTGCAGATATATTTTCTTTTGGTAATGCCATTAAAGTGGCGATGTTAGAAGTTGAAAATAAAGTACCGCAAAGGATTAGCAAAGTGTTAGAAGAATCCTTTACTTAG